The proteins below come from a single Desulfuromonas acetoxidans DSM 684 genomic window:
- a CDS encoding phosphatidylserine decarboxylase, whose translation MQATHQYIERASGQVCDETLYADRLVRWMYHPLREYAPVVFNALTGPRVSSWLGTINYDLDRVSRASGQDTFLKKCGVDLSECLDDPATLTTPRKIFERKIRYWQCRPMEDRVETVVSTADARLVVGSLTQTDALFLKDKFFSLDDLLGADKDDWLQCFNQGDFAVLRLTPDKYHFNHVPVTGVIRDIYELGGRYHACNPGAVVAEVTPYSKNRRLVTIIDTDVEGGSQVGLVAMIEVVALMIGDIQSCYSANPQGYEPVSEQAAGVLLERGQPKSLFRPGSSTDVLLFEPGRIRFCPDLLENQQRQGVSSRFSLGFGRPLVETDVPVRSTIALPRADEPARQGDD comes from the coding sequence ATGCAAGCGACACACCAGTATATCGAGCGAGCTAGTGGCCAGGTTTGTGATGAAACTCTGTATGCGGATCGTCTGGTGCGCTGGATGTACCACCCGTTGCGCGAGTACGCGCCGGTTGTGTTCAATGCCCTGACCGGACCGCGGGTGTCCTCATGGCTTGGTACCATCAACTATGATCTCGACCGGGTCAGTCGCGCCAGCGGTCAGGATACATTTCTCAAAAAATGCGGCGTTGATCTCAGTGAATGTCTTGATGATCCGGCCACACTGACCACTCCGCGCAAGATTTTTGAGCGCAAAATACGCTACTGGCAGTGCCGCCCCATGGAAGACAGGGTCGAAACCGTGGTGTCAACGGCGGATGCTCGTCTTGTGGTCGGTTCATTGACCCAGACCGATGCCTTGTTTCTCAAAGATAAATTCTTTTCTCTCGACGATTTGCTGGGTGCCGATAAAGACGACTGGTTGCAGTGCTTTAACCAGGGCGATTTTGCCGTCCTGCGGTTGACCCCGGACAAATATCATTTCAACCATGTTCCGGTCACTGGTGTGATTCGTGACATCTACGAACTGGGTGGCCGTTATCATGCCTGCAATCCCGGCGCTGTGGTAGCCGAGGTTACCCCGTATTCGAAAAATCGCCGTCTGGTCACGATCATCGATACCGATGTTGAAGGCGGTAGCCAGGTCGGATTGGTGGCGATGATTGAAGTGGTGGCGTTGATGATTGGTGACATCCAGTCCTGCTACAGCGCCAATCCTCAAGGTTACGAGCCGGTGAGTGAGCAAGCGGCTGGTGTCCTCTTGGAGCGCGGCCAGCCCAAGAGTCTTTTTCGCCCTGGCAGCAGTACCGATGTGCTGTTGTTTGAGCCGGGACGGATCCGTTTTTGCCCTGATCTGCTGGAAAACCAGCAGCGTCAGGGTGTCAGCAGCCGGTTCAGTCTTGGTTTTGGTCGCCCGTTGGTGGAAACCGATGTGCCGGTGCGGTCAACCATTGCCTTACCGCGGGCTGACGAGCCAGCCCGACAAGGAGACGATTGA
- a CDS encoding EAL domain-containing protein: MTLSIRAKTFLGILMTLVILTCVFVFSLKLFNEKNLEKVESQFGHEALLRVENLLDEKENDLINIAHSVSILDPLWRVTEGDGENSLSMAFFDTLPVDFVLIVSPDQSPVFQKSLHVLANYKGNLFAEVSEQVSLATSDGQNGLVRFKDQPLLLVTRPIVHGRDDTSSGGTVVVGLLLGEAFWQRVNHELQMHAGITLAEEAPRTCPDVSYNCLKKSLSDLNGHDTFVLHSGSFRFMREFSRRNLLAFFGLFVFASVVMVFITQMILDVLVLSRLVRLNQGLEQIGRNQMADQNRVVEVDGDDEVAAIGNTINEMLERLRVGDQIRFQQEKRFSDMIEHSGLVVIGIDHTSSIILFNQAAEKATGYAREDVLQENFFGLFTSPATAEHLGGYIAKAMAHGEFTGDFHAPLKMRDGRVRQFLWDAIFEYDENGQIDNFIGFGRDVTEALAAERRLKLITKVFENTAEAIIVTDRCNQIIEVNQAFISISGYSRGEVLGQNPRLLQSDHHDGAFFAQMWKQLIDTGHWEGEVWNRRKNGEEYVSWVTIDTIRDHDGSIKNFFSISSDISQIKEAERQLHQLAYFDTLTGLPNRVSFAQKLEEHLTTCDEACNLAVMVLDLNAFKLINESLGPVLADKLLQMFSERLTLCSYDDSFVARIGGDEFAFILRKQRVRSLLDELFECVEAPFVIGAQRVSLTTSVGIAVAPDDGETVSELLKNANIALYSIKDIRRNSFSYYEQVMSDRVIERMSLAEMLREAVDNGEFELYYQPKINLKDGMVVGAEALLRWHSRDGMVPPDRFIPIAEQTGLILPIGEWVLLQACEQAHIWRQEYPEFHMGVNLSPAQFDLDYLPRLVADILKEAQLPAEALELEITEGMIIEDIDNTVQILRSLRDLGVEISIDDFGTGYSSLSYLTRLPLDILKIDRSFMFEVPDSRDSTNVVLSILALARSLNLKVTAEGVETEDHVTLLHDHRCTYIQGYFCSRPLPVAEFEEFMRHRQCRCANCEGITWFSQDMPSS; the protein is encoded by the coding sequence ATGACGCTTTCGATTCGTGCCAAAACCTTTCTCGGAATTCTGATGACCCTGGTGATTCTCACCTGTGTGTTTGTCTTCAGCCTGAAACTGTTCAATGAAAAGAACCTTGAAAAGGTTGAGAGTCAGTTCGGCCACGAAGCTCTGTTGCGGGTGGAAAACCTGCTGGACGAAAAAGAGAATGATCTGATCAATATCGCCCATTCCGTTTCAATTCTCGATCCGTTATGGCGCGTTACCGAGGGGGATGGCGAGAACAGCCTGTCCATGGCTTTTTTTGATACGCTTCCCGTCGATTTTGTCCTTATTGTCAGTCCTGATCAATCCCCTGTGTTCCAAAAATCCCTTCATGTCCTTGCCAACTACAAAGGCAATCTTTTTGCAGAGGTTTCAGAGCAGGTTTCTTTGGCGACGAGCGACGGACAAAACGGTCTTGTTCGTTTTAAAGACCAACCGCTGTTGCTGGTGACACGTCCTATAGTTCATGGTAGAGATGACACGTCTTCTGGGGGGACGGTGGTTGTCGGTCTTCTGTTGGGCGAGGCGTTCTGGCAGCGGGTTAATCACGAGTTGCAGATGCATGCCGGGATCACCTTGGCTGAAGAGGCTCCGCGCACTTGTCCTGACGTATCTTACAACTGCCTGAAAAAATCCCTCAGCGATCTTAATGGGCACGACACGTTTGTTTTGCATTCTGGGAGCTTTCGCTTTATGCGTGAGTTCAGTCGACGCAATCTGCTGGCGTTTTTCGGTCTGTTTGTTTTTGCCAGTGTCGTCATGGTGTTTATCACCCAGATGATCCTCGATGTGCTGGTCTTGTCCCGCCTGGTACGCCTCAATCAGGGGCTGGAGCAAATCGGTCGCAATCAGATGGCGGATCAGAACAGGGTCGTTGAGGTTGATGGTGATGATGAAGTCGCTGCCATCGGCAACACCATCAATGAGATGCTTGAGCGTTTGCGCGTTGGTGATCAGATTCGCTTTCAGCAGGAAAAGCGCTTTTCAGACATGATTGAGCATTCCGGTCTGGTGGTGATCGGTATTGATCATACTTCGAGCATTATTCTGTTTAACCAGGCGGCGGAGAAAGCTACCGGCTATGCACGGGAAGATGTCCTTCAGGAGAATTTTTTCGGTCTGTTCACATCGCCGGCCACAGCTGAGCATTTAGGGGGATATATTGCCAAAGCCATGGCCCATGGTGAATTTACCGGTGATTTCCATGCGCCGCTGAAAATGCGCGATGGCAGGGTGCGGCAGTTTTTATGGGATGCCATCTTTGAATATGATGAAAACGGCCAGATCGATAATTTTATCGGTTTTGGTCGCGATGTGACCGAGGCTCTGGCGGCTGAGCGCCGTTTGAAACTGATTACCAAGGTGTTTGAAAATACGGCTGAAGCGATCATTGTCACTGATCGGTGTAATCAGATCATTGAAGTTAACCAGGCGTTTATATCCATCAGTGGTTACTCACGTGGTGAAGTCCTTGGGCAGAATCCGCGATTGTTACAGTCTGATCATCATGACGGTGCGTTTTTCGCTCAGATGTGGAAGCAACTTATCGATACGGGTCACTGGGAAGGGGAGGTGTGGAATCGCCGCAAAAACGGTGAAGAATATGTCTCCTGGGTGACCATTGATACTATTCGTGATCACGATGGTTCCATCAAAAACTTTTTCTCCATTTCATCCGATATCAGTCAGATCAAAGAAGCTGAACGCCAGTTACATCAACTGGCCTATTTCGACACTCTGACCGGTCTGCCCAACCGGGTGTCATTTGCGCAAAAGCTTGAAGAGCACCTGACTACCTGTGATGAAGCTTGTAATCTGGCGGTGATGGTGCTCGATCTCAATGCGTTCAAGCTGATCAATGAATCCCTTGGACCGGTTCTGGCCGACAAACTGCTGCAGATGTTTTCCGAACGCCTGACGTTATGCAGTTATGACGATTCCTTTGTTGCCAGAATTGGCGGCGATGAATTCGCCTTTATTCTGCGTAAACAGCGGGTCAGGTCATTGTTGGATGAACTGTTTGAGTGCGTTGAAGCCCCCTTTGTGATTGGCGCACAACGGGTCAGTTTGACCACCAGTGTTGGTATTGCCGTGGCTCCCGATGATGGCGAAACGGTGTCCGAACTGCTCAAAAATGCCAATATCGCTCTGTACTCGATCAAAGATATTCGGCGCAACAGTTTCAGTTATTATGAACAGGTGATGAGCGATCGGGTGATTGAACGAATGAGCTTGGCCGAGATGTTGCGCGAAGCCGTGGACAATGGAGAATTTGAACTCTACTACCAACCTAAAATCAACCTCAAAGACGGCATGGTCGTCGGTGCGGAAGCGCTGCTGCGGTGGCACAGTCGTGACGGCATGGTGCCCCCGGACCGTTTTATTCCCATTGCCGAGCAAACCGGGCTGATTCTGCCCATTGGTGAATGGGTGCTGCTCCAGGCCTGTGAACAGGCTCACATCTGGCGGCAGGAGTATCCCGAATTTCATATGGGTGTCAATTTGTCCCCTGCCCAGTTTGATCTCGATTACCTGCCGCGCTTGGTCGCTGATATCCTCAAAGAGGCGCAATTGCCTGCCGAAGCTCTTGAGCTGGAGATCACTGAAGGCATGATTATTGAGGATATTGACAATACGGTGCAGATCCTCCGGTCGTTGCGTGATCTTGGTGTTGAGATCTCCATCGATGATTTCGGCACTGGTTATTCGTCGTTAAGCTATCTGACCCGTCTGCCCCTTGACATTTTGAAGATTGATCGTTCATTTATGTTTGAGGTGCCCGATTCCCGTGACAGCACCAATGTTGTTCTGTCGATTCTGGCGCTGGCGCGCAGTTTGAATCTCAAAGTTACCGCAGAAGGGGTTGAGACGGAGGATCATGTCACGCTGCTTCACGATCATCGCTGTACTTACATTCAGGGCTATTTCTGCAGTCGACCGTTACCGGTTGCTGAATTTGAAGAATTCATGCGTCACCGTCAGTGTCGCTGCGCCAATTGTGAGGGGATCACTTGGTTTTCACAAGACATGCCATCCTCGTAG
- a CDS encoding prolipoprotein diacylglyceryl transferase family protein, producing the protein MENVLFLLALTVICGALLYLGCRYLPGERWQMLAAVPVKTEGTGSWQGFNLTWYGLLTANAYVMALLMLIILLRSVAIELAPLLILAILLLAICVPASRWVAKVVEGKAHTFTVGGAVFVGVIVAPWLIGLINLSGDAPRLPMLATLAALGIAYAMGEGLGRLACISFGCCYGKPLSDCSSLLRKLFQRYHFVFYGENKKISYASGLQGQPVVPIQAITAILYVAVSVIGSGLFLLGHYQWAFMLTAVVTQGWRVFSEVLRADYRGNQRFSAYQWMGVVGMAYVVIVAWLVPVSEPLTAQIGNGLAALWSPLVLLSLQAVWLVIFWYTGKSTVTGATLSFFVHDERI; encoded by the coding sequence ATGGAGAATGTGTTGTTTCTTCTGGCCCTGACAGTGATCTGCGGGGCCTTACTTTATCTGGGGTGCAGATATCTTCCCGGTGAACGCTGGCAGATGCTGGCCGCTGTACCGGTGAAAACTGAGGGAACCGGTTCCTGGCAGGGATTCAACCTGACCTGGTATGGCCTGTTGACGGCTAACGCTTATGTGATGGCGTTGTTAATGCTTATTATCCTGTTGCGTTCCGTGGCCATTGAGTTGGCTCCGTTGCTGATTTTGGCCATTCTGTTGTTGGCCATCTGTGTGCCGGCATCGCGCTGGGTGGCAAAAGTGGTGGAAGGCAAAGCGCATACCTTCACCGTGGGTGGCGCGGTGTTTGTCGGTGTTATTGTGGCACCGTGGCTGATTGGTTTGATCAATTTGAGTGGTGATGCACCCCGTTTGCCGATGCTGGCAACGCTGGCGGCCCTTGGAATTGCTTATGCCATGGGCGAAGGGTTGGGGCGGCTGGCGTGTATCAGTTTCGGCTGCTGCTATGGCAAGCCTCTGAGTGATTGTTCCTCGCTGCTGCGCAAGCTTTTTCAGCGCTATCACTTTGTATTTTATGGCGAAAACAAGAAAATTTCTTATGCCAGTGGTCTGCAGGGCCAGCCGGTGGTGCCGATTCAGGCGATCACTGCGATTCTTTACGTGGCTGTTTCGGTGATTGGCAGTGGCTTGTTTTTGCTTGGCCACTACCAATGGGCTTTTATGTTGACCGCCGTGGTCACGCAGGGCTGGCGGGTGTTTTCCGAAGTTCTGCGTGCTGATTATCGCGGCAACCAGCGCTTCAGTGCCTATCAGTGGATGGGTGTTGTCGGCATGGCTTATGTCGTGATCGTGGCGTGGCTGGTTCCGGTCTCAGAGCCGCTGACGGCCCAGATTGGCAATGGCCTGGCCGCTTTGTGGAGTCCGCTGGTGTTGCTGTCTTTGCAGGCGGTGTGGTTGGTCATCTTCTGGTACACCGGCAAAAGTACCGTCACTGGGGCGACATTGAGCTTTTTTGTCCATGATGAGCGGATCTGA
- a CDS encoding DUF2062 domain-containing protein, translating to MWRSRLRQAVTRAFSQGLSTRKIALSISVGLMMGTMPLVWGSCVICLAVGWWWRLSHPLIQLVNYLLYPVQIALFFPFFYWGARLFGNPVSLNREFVAQLFDAPLAGLEQLWLVNLQALVLWGGINLALFPLSYLATRTLLHRFRPDSVKTMVL from the coding sequence ATGTGGCGCTCCCGACTGCGCCAGGCTGTCACTCGGGCGTTCAGTCAGGGGCTGAGTACCCGTAAAATTGCTCTGAGTATCAGTGTTGGATTGATGATGGGCACCATGCCGCTGGTGTGGGGCAGTTGCGTCATCTGTCTGGCGGTGGGGTGGTGGTGGCGTTTGAGCCACCCTCTGATCCAGTTGGTGAATTATTTGTTGTACCCGGTGCAGATTGCGCTATTTTTCCCGTTTTTTTATTGGGGTGCCCGGTTGTTCGGTAATCCGGTGTCGCTTAATCGTGAGTTTGTGGCTCAGTTGTTTGATGCTCCGCTGGCCGGACTCGAACAACTGTGGCTGGTTAATCTGCAGGCTCTGGTTTTGTGGGGTGGGATCAACCTGGCGTTGTTTCCGCTCAGTTATTTGGCAACACGGACTCTGCTTCATCGCTTTCGGCCTGACTCGGTTAAGACGATGGTTTTGTGA